GTTATAATTATCGTGTCCGGATCTGTGCCCCCGGCAGCTCAATTTATTCCACTTATACCGGCACAAACGGATATTCCACTTTAAGCGGCACATCCATGTCAACTCCATGTGTTGCAGGCGCTGCAGCAGTTGTCCGTTCATATTTTCCCGGCTATAGTGCTTTACAAGCCGCTGCTAGATTGTGTGTTACCGCAGATGATATTTACGCTCTTAATTCCACTACTTTAAAAAACAAGCTTGGTTCCGGACGTGTAAACCTGTACCGTGCATTAAGTGATCCCGCGATGCCCTCTGTATCGATGACCACCAGGAATATCACCGATGGAAATGATGACGCTATTGTTGCCAATGATACGGTTAGTGTAACCGGCATTTACACTAACTTTTTGGCTCCCACAACCAATCTTACCGCAACCCTTTCAATTGTTGCCGGAACAGGGGCTGTAACCCTGCTAACCACCGGCCCGATAACCCTGGGAGCAATCCCAACTTTAGGAACCGCGAACAACAACAGCATCCCCTTTAAGATCCGGATCAAACCAACAGCCGGATTAAACACTGCCGTTACCTGCAAGATAACTTATAACGATGGCACATACACATCATTTGAAACATTTGAGATCGTAGTGAATGTTGATTACCTGAATGTAACGGTGAATGACATTGCCACATCTGTTACCAGCAAAGGCATGGACGGCTGGAACAACAGCCCTCCCTCACAGGGACTGGGCTTCAAATACGGCGGAACCAACCTGATGTATGATGCCGGATTTATGATCGGGGTTCCTGATTCAGCCGTATCTGATGTGATCAGGGGAATGGCAGGCACTCCGGACAAAGATTTTAACTCTGTGGTCAATATTAAGCGAATAATAACAGGGGCCATTTCCGATTTCGACACAGAAGGCCTGATGAATGATGCAGCCGCGTTTAAACCATTAAATGTACTTATACGTCATAAGTCATATGCGTGGTCAACCCCGGCAGATAAGAAATATATAATGTATAAATACATTATTAAAAACAACGGAAGTTCTACCCTGAGTAACATGTATGCCGGCATTGCTGCCGACTGGGATATACAGGGTGTCGGAGGCGACAGCAACAAAACTTCGTTTGACGCTGGTACGAAAATGGGCTACACGTATTATACCAAAGCAAACGGTTATTACGCAGGCATAAAATTACTGAGCAAAACAGCTCCGGTAAATGCATACGCCTTCGATAACATTGACGGTGGCACAGGCATCAACCCCAATGCGGGCTTTAGCAATAAGGAAAAGTACATCGGGTTATCGACCATGCGCACGGATGCAGGCTTGATCAAACCTCCCGGGAATGATGTATTGAGCCTGGTAAGCACAGGTCCGATCACCCTACCCATCGGCGACAGTGTTGAAGTGGCTTTTGCACTGATAGCCGGTGATAACCTGGCGGATCTGAAAACCAGCGCCATCAATGCGCAAATAAAGTACGATCTGTTCACTTCTGTTCCTTCAACTCATCCATCGGATTCTTACTCTTTACGATCATATCCTAACCCTTCGTCAGGAAATACAACTATTGAAGTTAATTTGCCACAATCCGGGCGCATGGAACTTAAATTGTATAATATGATTGGCCAGGATATCACTATTATAGCGGCGGGCGAATTTACATCGGGCAGGCACCAGTTCAATTTAGATGCATCGAGGCTTAACAGCGGAGTTTATTATTACCGGCTTATTGCGGGTGATAATAAAATTGTACGTAAACTTGTTGTTTCAAAATAACAGATAATAGAAAAATTAAATTTATTTTATTTAAAAAAGCAAAAATCATCTTCTATGAATAAACACTACAAGTTTGCTACGGCTGCGGCGTTTGCAGCGGTCTTCATATTTACCGGCGCTGCCGCTCAGTACAACCTGAAGTCAACAACCCCACGCTACGAAATTGCTGCCGATGCCCGTGATGGCCAGGACTACATGAGCAAAGCCATCATTTTTAAAATGAAGCCTCAATACCGCTCCCTGTGCACAACTGAGGACGTTAATTACGCTCCGCTTAAAGCGCTTATGCAGCAAATGGGTGTTCAATGGTTCGGCAAAATATACCCCAACGAAGAACAGCCTATCCGGCCATATAATGGAAGAGGCGAAAAACTGGTTGACCTTTCATTAATGTATGAATATGTTTATACAGGCGAATTGTCATTACAACAGGCACTGGATAAAGTTGCCTCTTTGGGTGTTTTTGAATATACCCAACCATCCTGATCTGAAAAATAACATCAAGCATAATTATGCTGACCCGATCGGTGGAGGTGATAACGACGGAGACGGGTATATAGATAATTTCAGCGGATGGGATGTGGGAACATCTGTTTTTGGGGGAAGTAATGGAGACAATGATCCTACCTGGCAGGGTGATGCACATGGCGTACATGTTAGCGGTATCGCCGCTGCTTCAACCGATAATAGTACGGGTATTGCAGGCGTTGGTTTTAAATGCAAATTCATGCCTGTTAAAATTGCTGATGCTACAGGTAAACTTACTTATTCCTATACAGGTATACAATATGCTGCTGCTCATGGCTGCAAAGTGATTAGTTGTTCATGGGGCGGTACAGGAGGCGGTCAATACGGACAGGACATTATTAATTTTGCAACTTTCAATAACAATGCGTTGGTTATTGCAGCTGCCGGAAATGACGGAGATGAAAGAATATATTACCCTGCGTATTATATGAATGTGATGGGTGTGGCCAACACCACATCAACCGACGTCAAGAACAGCACATCAAATTATAATTACCGTGTTCGCATTTGCGCCCCTGGAACTTCCATTTATTCCACATATAGTGGCACCTCATATACTTCACTTACCGGCACCTCAATGTCAGCTCCTTGTGTTGCAGGTGCCGCCGCAGTTGTCCGTTCACATTTTCCAACTTATTCGGCATTACAAACTGCTGCCCGTTTATGCGTTACAGCCGATAATATTTATTCTCCAATCAATTCATCTACTTTAAATAATAAGCTTGGATCAGGACGCGTAAACCTATACCGTGCCGTGAATGATCCGGCCATGCCTTCAATATTAATGACCACCCGGAATATGACCGATGGGAATGATGACGCTTTTGTAATAAACGATACAGTTAAGGTAACGGGTATTTACACTAATTATTTAGCTCCTACTACAAACCTTACCGCTACAATGACGATAGTCGCAGGCACAGGAGCTGTTACCTTGCTCACTACCGGAGCTATCCCATTGGGCGTAATTTCAACTATGGGAACCGGAAATAACAACAGCACTCCTTTCAAGATCCGAATTAAACCCACTGCCGGATTAAACACTACAATTACATGTAAAATAACCTATAACGACGGTACATACACGTCATTTGAAACATTTGATATTGTTGTGAATGTTGATTACCTGAATGTATATGAAAATGATATTTCAACATCGGTAACCAGCAAAGGAATGCAGGGCTGGAACAACAGTCCTCCTACACAAGGCCTGGGTTTTAAATATAATGGAGTTAACCTTATGTACGATGGCGGATTTTTGATCGGCGTGCCCGACTCTTCTGTATCTGACGTACTCAGGGGCATGGCAGGTACCCCTGACAAAGATTTTAATTCAGTAGTTAATATTAAGCGCGTAATGACAGGTGCTATTTCCGACTTTGATACAGAAGGCCTGATGAATGATGCAGCGGCGTTAAAACCGTTAAATGTACTTATACGTCATAAATCATTTGCCTGGTCAACCCCGGCAGATAAGAAATACATCATGTATAAGTATATCATTAAGAATAACGGAACATCTACTTTAAGTAATTTATTTGCAGGCATTGGTGCCGATTGGGATATACAGGGTGTTGGAGGTGACAGCAACAAAACATCATATGATGCAGGTACCCGAATGGCCTATACTTATTATACGAAGGCGAGTGGGTATTATGCGGGTATAAAATTATTGAGCCATACTGCCCCTGTAAATGCCTATGCCTTTGACAATATTGATGGAGGAACAGGCATCAATCCGAACGCCGGATTCAGCAATCTCGAAAAATACGCCGGTCTTTCAACCATGCGCACAGATGCCGGTTTAATTAAACCTCCAGGGAATGATGTATTGAGTATGGTAAGTACAGGACCAATTACCTTACCTGTCGGCGACAGTGTTGAAGTGGCTTTTGCACTGCTTGCGGGCGATAACCTGGCGGATATAAAAACCAGCGCGAATAATGCTCAAATAAAGTATGATCTGTTTACTTCAGCTCCTTCAACCCAGGCATCGGATTCATACTCTTTACGATCGTATCCGAATCCTTCATCAGGGAACACAACTATTGACGTTAATTTGCCACAATCCGGGCGTATGGAACTTAAATTGTATAATATGATCGGTCAGGATATCGTCACTATCGCAGTAGGTGAATTTACATCGGGCAGGCACCAGTTCAATTTAGATGTTTCCAGGCTTAACAGCGGAATTTATTATTACCAGCTTATCGCGGGAGATAATAAAATTGTACGCAAATTAGTGGTTTCAAAGTAGAATTGACCAATAATGATTTAAGTCTTATTCTACAGACCATCGTAGTAGTTTTTATTGATATCCAATCCTATGTACTCATTGGATATTTATGACCCAAAGGCCCGTTTCCCCTTTTTTGATTGAACCTGTCAAAGCCCTTCTCATTTCGGAGAAGAGCTTTGACAGGTATCTTTAATACCTCCCATATAGGTTCATCTACAAACTTATTCATTTATTGACCCCTAATGATCTATAATAATTGATTAGTTTATTGGAAGATGGATGGCGAAATTTGGTACACAAATACCTTTAACACCATTTCAAAAACCATCTCTCATGAATAAATACCACCAAATTAATATGGTTGCTGCGTTTGCAGCAATATCAATGTTTACCGACGTTACTGCTCAGTATAATATTAAGTCCGCCACCCCCCGTTTTGAACTTCCCGTCAATATGCGTGATGGTGAAGATTATATAAGCAAAACGATCATTTTTAAAATGAAACCACAATACCGCTCCCTATGCACGATCGAGGACATTAATTATACTCCGTTAAAGTCAGTTATGATGCAAATGGGTGTCCGGTCGTTCAGTAAAATATATCCAAATGAAGAGCCCCCGATCAGACCATATAATGCCATGGGTGAAAAACTGGTTGACCTTTCATTAATGTATGAATATGTTTATACAAGCGAATTATCGTTACAACAGGCACTGGATAAAATCGCAGCATTGGGCGTTTTTGAATATGTCGAGCCTCATGTTATTCCGAAGTTATTATACAATGTAAATGACCCATCAGCCTCAAGCCAGTATCACATCGCAAAGATCAGCGCGCCCCAGGCATGGAATATATCAAAAGGTGATACAAATGTGGTTATTGGAATTGTTGATACCGGAACAGAGCCTAACCATCCCGATCTGAAAAACAACATAAAACACAATTATGCCGATAAAATTGACGGGATTGATAATGACGCAGACGGATATATTGATAATTTTAGCGGATGGGATATAGGTATGGGCGATAATGATCCCACGTGGCAAAGCGAGCCGCATGGCGTGCATGTTAGCGGTATAGCCGCTGCCTCAACCGATAATAGTACGGGTATTGCAGGTGTTGGATTTAAATGCAAATTTTTACCCGTTAAAGTGTCTGACGCGTCAGGAAAATTGACAGGTACCTACATTGGCATACAATATGCCGCCGCACATGGCTGTAAGGTAATCAGCTGTTCCTGGGGAGGGACTGGTGGTCAATACGGACAGGACATTGTAAATTACGCAACCATAAATAAGGACGCTTTGGTAGTGGCGGCTGCCGGAAATACCGGAGATGAAGCATTACTTTATCCTGCATATTATCCGAATGCACTGGGTGTAGCCGGAACTACATCAAGCGACACTAAAGCAGCTTTTTCAAGTTATAATTATCGTGTTCGTATCTGTGCCCCCGGTGCCTCTATTTATTCCACCTACAGTGGCGGCTCATACGTTTCAATGAGTGGAACATCCATGTCCACGCCATGCATTGCGGGTGCGGCTGCAGTTGTTCGTTCGTATTTTCCAGGCTATTCGGCGTTACAAACTGCCGCACGCCTATGTGTTACTGCCGATGATATTTACGCGCTTAATTCTTCCGCATTAAAAAATAAACTTGGCTCGGGGCGTGTAAATCTATATCGTGCATTAAATGATCCGGCAATGCCTTCGATATCAATGACTACCCGAAAAATGACAGATGGAAATGATGATGCCTTTGTGATAAATGACACGGTTAGCGTAACCGGCATTTACACCAATTTTTTGGCTCCTACAAACAATCTTACCGCCACTCTGTCAATTGTGGCCGGAACAGGTGCCGTTACACTACTAACTGCCGGACCTGTAAATTTGGGAGCAATTCCAACTTTGGGAACCGGAAACAATAACGGTCTTCCTTTCAAAATCAAGATAAAACCAACTTCCGGATTAAATACGGTAGTTACATGTAAAATAACTTACAGTGACGGCATATACACTTCATTTGAAACATTCGACATTGTGGTAAATGTTGATTATCTGAACGTATATGAAAATGATATATCTACATCTATTACCAGTAAAGGCATGAACGGCTGGAATAACAGTCCTCCGACTCAGGGTTTGGGGTTTAAATATAATGGAGTTAACCTCATGTATGATGCCGGCTTAATGATCGGAGTTCCGGATTCAGCTGTATCGGATGTGATACGTGGAATGACCGGTATCAGCGATAAAGATTTCAAATCGAGGGTTAATATAAAAAGAATAACAA
The DNA window shown above is from Bacteroidota bacterium and carries:
- a CDS encoding S8 family peptidase → MNIPNHPDLKNNIKHNYADPIGGGDNDGDGYIDNFSGWDVGTSVFGGSNGDNDPTWQGDAHGVHVSGIAAASTDNSTGIAGVGFKCKFMPVKIADATGKLTYSYTGIQYAAAHGCKVISCSWGGTGGGQYGQDIINFATFNNNALVIAAAGNDGDERIYYPAYYMNVMGVANTTSTDVKNSTSNYNYRVRICAPGTSIYSTYSGTSYTSLTGTSMSAPCVAGAAAVVRSHFPTYSALQTAARLCVTADNIYSPINSSTLNNKLGSGRVNLYRAVNDPAMPSILMTTRNMTDGNDDAFVINDTVKVTGIYTNYLAPTTNLTATMTIVAGTGAVTLLTTGAIPLGVISTMGTGNNNSTPFKIRIKPTAGLNTTITCKITYNDGTYTSFETFDIVVNVDYLNVYENDISTSVTSKGMQGWNNSPPTQGLGFKYNGVNLMYDGGFLIGVPDSSVSDVLRGMAGTPDKDFNSVVNIKRVMTGAISDFDTEGLMNDAAALKPLNVLIRHKSFAWSTPADKKYIMYKYIIKNNGTSTLSNLFAGIGADWDIQGVGGDSNKTSYDAGTRMAYTYYTKASGYYAGIKLLSHTAPVNAYAFDNIDGGTGINPNAGFSNLEKYAGLSTMRTDAGLIKPPGNDVLSMVSTGPITLPVGDSVEVAFALLAGDNLADIKTSANNAQIKYDLFTSAPSTQASDSYSLRSYPNPSSGNTTIDVNLPQSGRMELKLYNMIGQDIVTIAVGEFTSGRHQFNLDVSRLNSGIYYYQLIAGDNKIVRKLVVSK
- a CDS encoding S8 family peptidase, giving the protein GNSGDETLEYPGYYQNVLGVASTDAADKKSGFSSYNYRVRICAPGSSIYSTYTGTNGYSTLSGTSMSTPCVAGAAAVVRSYFPGYSALQAAARLCVTADDIYALNSTTLKNKLGSGRVNLYRALSDPAMPSVSMTTRNITDGNDDAIVANDTVSVTGIYTNFLAPTTNLTATLSIVAGTGAVTLLTTGPITLGAIPTLGTANNNSIPFKIRIKPTAGLNTAVTCKITYNDGTYTSFETFEIVVNVDYLNVTVNDIATSVTSKGMDGWNNSPPSQGLGFKYGGTNLMYDAGFMIGVPDSAVSDVIRGMAGTPDKDFNSVVNIKRIITGAISDFDTEGLMNDAAAFKPLNVLIRHKSYAWSTPADKKYIMYKYIIKNNGSSTLSNMYAGIAADWDIQGVGGDSNKTSFDAGTKMGYTYYTKANGYYAGIKLLSKTAPVNAYAFDNIDGGTGINPNAGFSNKEKYIGLSTMRTDAGLIKPPGNDVLSLVSTGPITLPIGDSVEVAFALIAGDNLADLKTSAINAQIKYDLFTSVPSTHPSDSYSLRSYPNPSSGNTTIEVNLPQSGRMELKLYNMIGQDITIIAAGEFTSGRHQFNLDASRLNSGVYYYRLIAGDNKIVRKLVVSK
- a CDS encoding S8 family peptidase — protein: MNKYHQINMVAAFAAISMFTDVTAQYNIKSATPRFELPVNMRDGEDYISKTIIFKMKPQYRSLCTIEDINYTPLKSVMMQMGVRSFSKIYPNEEPPIRPYNAMGEKLVDLSLMYEYVYTSELSLQQALDKIAALGVFEYVEPHVIPKLLYNVNDPSASSQYHIAKISAPQAWNISKGDTNVVIGIVDTGTEPNHPDLKNNIKHNYADKIDGIDNDADGYIDNFSGWDIGMGDNDPTWQSEPHGVHVSGIAAASTDNSTGIAGVGFKCKFLPVKVSDASGKLTGTYIGIQYAAAHGCKVISCSWGGTGGQYGQDIVNYATINKDALVVAAAGNTGDEALLYPAYYPNALGVAGTTSSDTKAAFSSYNYRVRICAPGASIYSTYSGGSYVSMSGTSMSTPCIAGAAAVVRSYFPGYSALQTAARLCVTADDIYALNSSALKNKLGSGRVNLYRALNDPAMPSISMTTRKMTDGNDDAFVINDTVSVTGIYTNFLAPTNNLTATLSIVAGTGAVTLLTAGPVNLGAIPTLGTGNNNGLPFKIKIKPTSGLNTVVTCKITYSDGIYTSFETFDIVVNVDYLNVYENDISTSITSKGMNGWNNSPPTQGLGFKYNGVNLMYDAGLMIGVPDSAVSDVIRGMTGISDKDFKSRVNIKRITTGALSDFDTDGYMSDSLALKPLWVGIHHKSYAWSTPADRKYIMYKYIIKNNGVSTLNNLFAGIAADWDIQGAGGDSNRTSYDNVNRMGYTYYTKANGYYAGIKLLSYSAPASAYAFDNIDGGTGINPNAGFSNLKKYTGLSTMRTDAGLIKPPGNDVMSLVSTGPIMLPPGDSVEVAFALLAGDNLADLKTSANNAQIKYDLLTAAPDLRSIKEYNLRSYPTPASGTTTIDINLPKAGRVELKLYNMIGQDIATIAAGEFTSGKHQFNLDVSRLNSGVYYYQLIAGDTKIVRKMVVSK